The following is a genomic window from Candidatus Zixiibacteriota bacterium.
CATGTGGAATATGATAACCCCGCGAAGCGTCTATATGAGAGATTGGGAATGACAAACAAATACGCAGAGATGAGGTACCGGAAGTGAACCGTGTCACCATAGATCTACATGGGCTGAAGCATAATCTGCAGGTAATCAAACGCTGGATGCAGAAGCATTCAGCTAGTTGGACCGTGGTGACAAAAGTGCTCTGCGGTCACACGGATACTTTGCGCGCGCTTCAGCTACTCGGTGTTCGATCGATGGGCGATTCTCGACTGGCGAATCTAAGAGCGATTGAGAAGATCATCCCGGACTTCGAGTCCTGGTACATGCGAGTATCGGATTTATCATCAGTCAAAGAGGTCGCATCTCTGGCGGATGTGAGTCTGAATAGCGAGACAGAGGTGATAGAGTTGCTGAACGAGGAGGCCAAGCGACTGAGGAAAACGCACAAAATCATAATTATGATAGAGTTGGGTGACCTGCGGGAGGGAATATTGCCCGGGTCACTCATCAAGTTCTATGAATGCGTATTCGAGCTACCTAACATAGAGGTCATCGGCATAGGCGCGAATCTCGGCTGTCTTGCCGGTGCCGTGCCAAATGTCGATCAGTTTACGCAGCTTGCGCTCTACCGAGAGTTGCTGGAACTGAAATTCGATAGAAAGCTGCCGATGATATCTGCCGGCTCTTCCGCAGTTCTGCCAATACTGCTGGAGGGCAAGCTTCCAAAGGCGATCAATCACTTCCGTATCGGCGAAGCCATCTTTCTGGGAACTGACTTGGTGAACGGAGGAACGCTTCCCGAGTTGCGTGATGACGTCGTCTTGCTGGAGGCGGAGATTGCTGAGATCAAGGAAAAAGGACTGGTCCCCTTGTCGGAGACGGGATCTATGACGCCCTTTGAATCGGAAACAGACGATGATTTGTCTCCTGGGCAGCGTGGTTACCGCGCCCTCATTAGTGTAGGTCAACTGGATACCGATATTGCAGGACTCACTCCTCTTGACTCGAGGTACCGAATAGCCG
Proteins encoded in this region:
- a CDS encoding alanine racemase is translated as MNRVTIDLHGLKHNLQVIKRWMQKHSASWTVVTKVLCGHTDTLRALQLLGVRSMGDSRLANLRAIEKIIPDFESWYMRVSDLSSVKEVASLADVSLNSETEVIELLNEEAKRLRKTHKIIIMIELGDLREGILPGSLIKFYECVFELPNIEVIGIGANLGCLAGAVPNVDQFTQLALYRELLELKFDRKLPMISAGSSAVLPILLEGKLPKAINHFRIGEAIFLGTDLVNGGTLPELRDDVVLLEAEIAEIKEKGLVPLSETGSMTPFESETDDDLSPGQRGYRALISVGQLDTDIAGLTPLDSRYRIAGASSDITVVNLGSDSHGLRIGDSIKFRPNYAAMLRLMSGKYVAQEVTPDLSEIQGFSSNARSEVKPAVAVANEQEST